Sequence from the Asterias amurensis chromosome 14, ASM3211899v1 genome:
caacccggtcattaccacgcagtgaagaccgggtactcgcactgttattccctataaattaaaaacatgacCTAGCggttaaagggatgctgcagtgaactcaaataaaacagttaattttgctgtcatttatttctgctatatgtattgaacatcaataaaatgtgttttgtttattcctgaCATATCTGAGTTGCGTAAtgagcgaataagtcatgccccccccccttttgtggattgttaccgccccctaccatcgacgtcacgtcgggaattcaaacttatcgtcggcaaaaagagtctggtccctaactacacgcgcctaggtaccagacCACACAGTCGCACGTCtgtatatgcacacagccagggggcccgacggctcgggttaccaacatgacgtcacgtttatgcaaatgaaggctccctttagGGGCGGGGTGAGTTCCCCTagtctcttgaaaaccatttttaaaatacttgcgcatttaataaaaaatataacaaaatatttcaggcttaaaaagtcatgttttatcgtttaaataaataaaaaaaacactgcagccaccctataaaaactgaattgcacatgtgaacaggattttaaaaaatttaaacattaaCACATGAAAGTTAAGCgtgaaactgaaacaaaatcataaaatacAAGAGTATATCTACCTTTTTTATATACGATGTACTCTTTACATTTACAAAGTGAAgcaatgtctttaaaaattctatatacaacaataataatgtaCTGCATTTTTGTGCACCATCTCAATCCGAGGAAGAATTACacaaagttataataataataataatagtgtctttaaggttaAGTTTAAAATGGAAATGAACTTGACAAACCTCATCCTTGGTATTTCCTTCTCTGTTTCTCTTGTGACCTCTATTCTCTTTCTTTCCAGTCTCCTCCAACGTCTTATCTCCCTTCTCAGCTGCTCCTCTTTCCGCATCATCTCCGTGTGCTCCATCAGGTTTCTTAGAGCTGTTCGTGCTCCGAGACGACTTCCTCTTGGCAACAGTATCTTCAACGACTTTTTTTGGACTCTTGGCTTTTTGGGCGGCGGCTCTCGTTTGCACAGCTGTTTTGGACTTCGGTTCGGTCTGCAGGGTCACCACAACGGTTTCAGTCGCTGTGTTGGCTTGCTTCCGAGGTGTTCTGGATTTCCTCTTGCTGCTTTTTGTATCCTTTTGGGGTTCCTGAGTCTGAGCTTCCAGTTCTGTACATTGGAGACGTCCGCTGTTTGGCGATAACCCAATCTCTTTCCGTAACTCCATCACCCAGTCTCTGGAAGGGCTCTTCGCAGGGGAGCTGTTGGAGGTCATACTACGCAGTCTCTGCTGTCTGTACGGGGACTGACGTGATGAAGGCGGACTGTTGGAGAGACAGACCAACATCTGGGCTGCAATGTTCACCTCTGTCGACATGTCATCGGGCACCACAACAGAGGCTGGTCCACCATGCACGACAACATCAGGCACTTGTTTATTATGCGCAGCAACGGCTGATTTTGACGACACTGATGGGATGGGCTTCTTATTTAACAAATCAGGGTTCTTTCCTCTGGACCCAGTCTTCGACGCGCTGGATTTTCCTTCAGCATTATCATTACTGTTTCCTTTAAGAGGTTGTCTTGTTCTTGACTGGACTTCAGGTGTCCAGCCGACGTCCAGCGTGCGAGTCAACCCTTTGAACTGAATCTGTTTGCGAGGTTTTGAAGCAACTCCTGGCGGTGATTTTGTTGTTGGGACACTGGCTTCCGAAGGCGTCATGCCAGCCTGTTGGACAAGCGACACCCCTGCAGGTCCCGGGTTCAGAAACGCTGCGTTGCTAATACTGGAAAAGATGTTCCGATTCCCCTCTGCAGTTTGATTCGGTTGACCTGGAGCAGGTAAAATAGCTCTCTGCTTAGCTCTCTGACCTACTGCATTACCATCTGGAAGTCTGTTCTGGTTAGCATTCCGAGATGCGTCACTGCTATTTTCAGGCGAACAAGTTTTCTTTTGCTTCGAGCCTATCTCATCAGAGTTTTGCGTCAATGTCAGTGGGGAATTACTTCTGGAGAAAGATCTTTCCGGTGGGGTGGTTTCAAATAAAGAGCCAACATCGGACTCAACCATCGTGGCAAGTAGCTGTACGACCTCAGTCTGATCTTGGACGTTCTGCGCTCCGTTAACTTGGGCCATCACGGAGGAGGTTGGTGCTGTGGGCAGGTTTGCGTTACCAGTCGCTGGCGGTGCATTGAGATTTTCCCTCCTGCCGTGAACCGGGCAAGATGGGTCGGCATTGCTTTGTTGGTGAGTGCTTCCTTGTCTTGAAGATTCATTCTGAGCTAAGCTTCCAGGCAAAAGTTGTTGTCCACTCTGTATCGCCACGCTCGGGGAGCCTACGACTCTCCCGTCCGTCGTCACTAACAGTGTACCTCCTTGGAACCCTACTGGGGAGTTCACGACAAGGTTCTGGGTGCTGGGCACCGCCTGTTGCATGATCTGATACTGTCCTGAGGCGTTAAGAAAGACCGGGAGAGTGACAACTTGGTCGTTGGACGGAACTGTCGCTGATTGGTTGAGGTTTAGTTGGTGGTGGGTACCAGTGGAAGCACTGGTGACTGGTGGTTGAATACTTAAGCTGGTAAATGGACCTGAGAGATTAGAAGAGCACTAGATAAGATTCAACGGAAAAATCAACAGGCATGATACC
This genomic interval carries:
- the LOC139946955 gene encoding uncharacterized protein codes for the protein MLPSDVARLVLGYLKDEGLLRSFKEFFAESPHLEELRRHPNVEPSIPFEKGLPEILSEYSKLINAIKDRMNCNQVIASLWKMHSEVIGQLRFQYTGNAGLLHTQTHPEPRKVDQRTLTRYRMSALRKQQELQRKMASQLPSTTTTTTTATNASVSGSVSVATSPLDALTNSIMITGRQSHTPSDRRVMGSGSSTRGSAVEMEVADHRGQDLETTTIPEFRTPTKGYSVTGTQVHTPIGKSPKRKSVPPRRLPASTAASISPRSTDNVSSSQMEEEFPDLPQVLESLINNTEFQEKLAGNINKKLPVENRSEPVGEANTSAHTLSTSSTSIEELLNLQMTDDTVHEIVQSTSADPAFESLFSLFNIDREQYNRSFQENLEDAPTHHEPTVDLTTSSEATTTQLNNVPNITSQSLQSTPLSNQSHYLSDQGTGQVTYSLANQNPQVVAGSTMLTPANTGPFTSLSIQPPVTSASTGTHHQLNLNQSATVPSNDQVVTLPVFLNASGQYQIMQQAVPSTQNLVVNSPVGFQGGTLLVTTDGRVVGSPSVAIQSGQQLLPGSLAQNESSRQGSTHQQSNADPSCPVHGRRENLNAPPATGNANLPTAPTSSVMAQVNGAQNVQDQTEVVQLLATMVESDVGSLFETTPPERSFSRSNSPLTLTQNSDEIGSKQKKTCSPENSSDASRNANQNRLPDGNAVGQRAKQRAILPAPGQPNQTAEGNRNIFSSISNAAFLNPGPAGVSLVQQAGMTPSEASVPTTKSPPGVASKPRKQIQFKGLTRTLDVGWTPEVQSRTRQPLKGNSNDNAEGKSSASKTGSRGKNPDLLNKKPIPSVSSKSAVAAHNKQVPDVVVHGGPASVVVPDDMSTEVNIAAQMLVCLSNSPPSSRQSPYRQQRLRSMTSNSSPAKSPSRDWVMELRKEIGLSPNSGRLQCTELEAQTQEPQKDTKSSKRKSRTPRKQANTATETVVVTLQTEPKSKTAVQTRAAAQKAKSPKKVVEDTVAKRKSSRSTNSSKKPDGAHGDDAERGAAEKGDKTLEETGKKENRGHKRNREGNTKDETSKKPKTTKSAKKTKRSQSFPSNLDVDKFLSSLQYAE